AGGACTCCACTTCGACATCAGATCAATACATTTCGTTGTTCGACACTGGTCCTGAATTTGAAGAACAACCACAACTGGGGTCAGAAATCAAAGCCAGAAAACGTATAAAAGCCACCGTTAAACGATATTCTATTTCTCACTCGAACACTCTAAATCGTCTGTTCAAGTACTACACCTCTCATCATCATGTTATTCAACAAAGTCATCACACTCTCTGCCCTCACTACCCTTGCTGCCGCCACAGCCATCCGGCGCACCGACGGTGGTGGAGGTAATAGTGGTACCGTTTGTTGCCAACAAGTCCAACAGGCATCGACCGTCCAAGCAGGTCCTTTAGGACCGATATTGGCCTTGCTCGGGATCGTCCTCGGCCCCCTCGACGCCCTCGTCGGTCTCAACTGCAGTCCTATCACCGTCATTGGCGGCCAAAACGGTGCATGGTTAGTTCACCCGCCAACTCTCCACTTGACGACACCATTTACTGACAATAACCTCTTCCTTTAGCTCTACTGGAACTACTGCAGTGAATTGCACTGACAACAGCCATGGTAAACACAGTTGTTATCAGTTGGCACCTACTTGACTGCTTACTGATTTATGTTCTGTCTTTAGGAACTCTCATTAGCATCGGATGTGTTCCCGTCATCGTCTAAATGTCGGctggttgaaggaaggcgGGGTTATGTTTATGTCTGGAAATTTGTAGTTTATATTCACGAAAGTTTAATCGATGAATTTGCTTATGCTTGCCGTTAACACATACATACCAAGAGGACAGCCGTGAAGGCCCTCTACATAACCGCGGTCTGACTTTTCCAAATGCGCCCTTGACTGCCTTTTGCTATAAGCATGCCATCGGACAGGGCCCGATTCAATGTGCAGAGTTCGGTCTCAAGATTTGTATGAAAAAAAAGTCTCAAGAATCAATTGTCGCTGCTGACACGATCTTACCGCGACGCGAGGTGTCATAACACCGTGGCCATAACAAAAAGTGCTTTGGGGTCTTGACAGGCCATAACAAATTGTCATGATTCAGATTTTTGTGCCCTTGAGTCGGTCGTTGAGAGGGTACCTTGCCCTAGCAATCAAACCTTGGTCTCGTCGCACTAAACCGAAGCATAAACAGTTGATTTGTTCACTGGTATCTCGATGGTTTTGCGATGGCAAAATGGAGAAATCGTCCCTTTTGGATCGCTTGCATGGCATATTTTCATTGATGTTGGTCAAGAAACATAATACAAAGCGATATCCTCGTTACACAGTGTACCATCTCTGTCTACGGGTCGGTTGTAGACCCCCAGCCCCTTCCCTTCAGGATGTCGTTATTTCGCGTCTCGTCATGGAAGGGGATGAGGAAATAGAGGTTCTACGGTATTGAAGCCTATTGAACCAAAGTATCCCACAGCTCGAGATTTCTTCCGACTCGGAATTGGACCATGCGGCGATGGTTCTGGCGGCCGGTGGTGTTTATTTTTCGTTCGGGACGGCGGAGGGCAGGCGGAAGGAGTATTGAAAGGTATTCATGGTCCCTGGAGAGGAATTTGGGGTAGCAATTATCCGAGGTTGCTATGGATTAAGGAGTCGGACTGGAGACCTGTAGAAGGAAGGATAGAACGTGGTTTGAATGGGAAACGGGGAAAATGGAAGGTATATGTTGGTGAGGGTGGCGGAGGATCTTTTGAAGGAAGGTCAAAAAGCGATGTGAGTCCTGTGGATGTGGGCACCCGCTTCCGAGTCGTTTGACGATTTTCTGGGCCGAGGAACGAAGGGAGGAGAATTGCACAAAAGTCGATGGATGATCCCTGGTCAATGAGATTGTTCGTATCTTCTTGCGTCCAAAGCCAATGACATTTCATGCATTCACAGTTCCCTGGTACGCGCCCTACATGACCTACAGGATGCTCAGCCAACAATCCTTCGTGGAAACACAAGTAGAGCTCACCTCTGAGAACCTGCGCCTAAACAAACTATTCTCTGGCTCGAATCCAACCACTTCCAACGAGGTGGTGTCGAAAGGCGTAAATGGATTAAACTCGGTTGACGAAAATACACCGAAAAACACCTTCGGCACCGACGCTCAGGTAAAGAGACATGTATCGTCCATCATGGCACCTGGCATAAAGTTCGGTATCGTAACACATTGGCGTAATAAAAGGGAATACGCACCATTTTAGCAGGTCCTTCTGATGAAAAGACACGACTCTCGTGCCGCCTCCGTGTTGTCTTTTGACAATCCCCTGGCCACAGAGAGTAGAACAGAGTCACACTAACGTCGATGAGCGAATCCTCGTCAACAGAAAATTGTTCGCGTGTTTGATAAGCCTTGCAAAATCTTCGGTGACTCTCTagcatccttgaagttgccAGAGCGTTGCTTCCGAGTCCAGAATGATGGTTGTCGAGCCCATGTACGACCTTTAAGGAATTCAGCTAACGACCCATCGTAACAGACGAACATAGCTTACCTCTGAGAACCTGGCATCTGAACGAgctctttcctttattcgaATCCGCCGTCTCCAACAAGACAAAAAAACCAAACGGAACAACTGGATGATGGCACTCAGAATTCGCCTTCAACCACAAGTTGCAAAGCTTGTTCAGAGAAGTAAGGTCATATCAAGTGCGTCAGGTAGGGTGAAAAGAGGGTCGCTATCAACAAGAGGCCGATCCGGGTGGTGTAACTTGAGCATCAAGCGCGTCATTGGAAGAAACGGGAATACGCGCATAGATATTGTTATATCATTgcgttgatgatgatgagataAAGGGATGAAGGAAAGTCCAGAGCGtagatgatggtggtcaaAAAGCAACCTCGCGCGAgagttgacaatgacacATGCGTTGAGCTCGACGCAGGATCATTTTCTCAAGCACGTCTCAATCTCTCATCATGACCCAAACACCACCTTCACGTACCTCCCCTCATTCAACAATTTTACAATACACGTAACCACGAGAACTGTAAGCTCGCCTTCCGAAGCCGATAATCCTTGAAAGCATATCCTCGTCGTCTTGCAATCAGAACATCGCCGAAATTGAATTCTCCAGTTTGGGCCGGAAAAAGACCGAGGATAGctgagatgaagatgaacacCGTTTAGGATCAAGGATATTCTTCCCATCAACGAAAACCGAAATGGCATGTTTCGAAGGGCTGAGGACGCCGAATAACGTCGTTGAACCGCCTTTGGCACGAAACTCAGGCATACCGGGAGCCCTGTCCTCACTTCTGACCATCGGACTCTCCCAACTGGCGTAGCTCGAAACCCCTCGTCAAGTTCCCGCCGTATCAAAACTAGCTTCTGTATCAAACGGTTTCATTGAGCAGATTGTAGTGGAAGCCTTTCGAACAGTTTTGAGAATCCAAATCTCATCCTCTATTACCCGTACACAACTATCAGGGATTTTGAGGTGTGTCATCGTCTCTCACCTTTCGACATCGTTAGAATATATTGGGCTTACAAGCGGTCCTTTCGGTCCTTTCCCTGCCGATTGTGCACTAGTCGTTATTGTGAATTGAGGTTGTCGACTTGGTACCCAAGGGCCAACTCCGTAGTAAGCACTTACCCTTAACATGCTCTTCTCCCAAATGACCATCATTTAGGACTACGTTCATGTTAAGGGCGGGGTACTAAGTCCGCGCTGATTTCATTTCCCATACATTCCTTTTCGAAAATATCGATTGGATCAACACCACTCAACCCGTTCCGGAAACCTAAAGCTCATCTAATGAGTCACTCATTTGCATGGGGGTTCTTGGGTCGGGTTTCGCCGAGACGGCGACCCCTCAAAATTGGACCTTGCTCGTCGGACAGTCGCGTGTGACGCGCATCGCGAGATGACTGCACGGTTGATCTCTAGCCACTGCAGTCCTTGCCTTCAAGGATGCCTTTCCTCTCTCGCTCATTTGGTCATTTGGCCAATCACAAAGTCAAACGGTTCATTCGGGTgtagctacaaaagcttttCAATTTTCAATTCACCCGGAACTCAACTCCAAACTTGGTTCGCTAGCATATCCATTATCCATCATCGCCCTGTAGATGTTGGTTCCTAAAATGACTCAGACGCTCAAAGTGTTGATGATGAAATCCACTACATACCAAAGTTTTCGTTCATGTCAGGTGTGCAGATTGAATTCAGTATCGCTGTGCTTCTCATAACTTCCGTCTGTCCGACAGCTGGAACCATGAAGCTATCCATCGAGGCACCCAACAAAGATCAGACGAATTAGAACGGTACCGAACTCGTCATTGGGGTTATTGAATGGAACTTCGAAAAGGAATGGTGGGGCACTGCACACCGACTCAAAGGCCGTGTGGCAGCGAAACTTCCGTCCTGCCTTCAAAAATCTTTTCTGAGGCTTAGAAAACGAGGACGGCCCGATGTCTGTTGTTACCTGGTGCGTCTTCAGTTCACTTGTTTTGAGTCTTCAAAACCTTACTCATGTTTTTTGGCCAGGATTGTAGAGTCTTGCAGCGTCCGGATTTGACTTACGTTCCTTACGGAACGTGAAGATTCCATTCAGATCTTGGATGTAAATGGTGTTCCGGCAAACGTCAGTGTTTTCGACAAATCAAAAATAGACTGGACTGGACGTACCTGTCTCCGAGGCCCTGTCCAGCCACCTGCGTCATGGCCCACGTACTGGTCCATGACACCGTGCACCGAAGGACTCAGCAATAGTTTCTAGGTACGCTCCCGAAGGACTCCACTCAACTCCACTTCGACATCAGATCAATAGATTCGCTGTTCGACATTGGTCCTGAATTTGAAGAACAATCCCAACTGGGGTCAAACATCAGAGCCAGAAAACGTATAAAAGCCACCGTTAATCAATATTCTATTTCTCACTCGAACACTCTAAATTGTCTGTTCAAGTACTACACCTCTCTCACCATGTTATTCAACAAAGTCATTACTCTCTCTGCCCTCACTACCCTTGCTGCCGCCACAGCCATCCCACGCACCGACGGTGGTGGAGGTAATAGCGGTACCGTTTGTTGCGAGCAGGTCCAATCGGCATCGACCGTCGAATCGGGTCCTTTGGGACCGCTTTTGGCCCTGCTCGGGATCGTCCTCGGCCCTCTCGACGCCCTCGTCGGCCTCAACTGCAGTCCTATCACTGTCATTGGCGGCCAAAACGGTGCATGGTTAGTTCACTCGCCAGCTCTCCACTTGACGACACCATTTGCTGACGATAACCTCTTTCCTTAGCTCTACTGGAACTACTGCAGTCAATTGCCAAGACAACAGCCATGGTAAACACAATTGTTCTCAGTTGGCACCCGCTTGACTGCTCACTGATTTATGTTCTGTCTTTAGATACTCTCATTAGCCTCGGATGTCTTCC
Above is a genomic segment from Marasmius oreades isolate 03SP1 chromosome 4, whole genome shotgun sequence containing:
- a CDS encoding uncharacterized protein (antiSMASH:Cluster_4.3) translates to MLFNKVITLSALTTLAAATAIPRTDGGGGNSGTVCCEQVQSASTVESGPLGPLLALLGIVLGPLDALVGLNCSPITVIGGQNGACSTGTTAVNCQDNSHDTLISLGCLPVIL
- a CDS encoding uncharacterized protein (antiSMASH:Cluster_4.3), producing the protein MKCHWLWTQEDTNNLIDQGSSIDFCAILLPSFLGPENRQTTRKRVPTSTGLTSLFDLPSKDPPPPSPTYTFHFPRFPFKPRSILPSTGLQSDSLIHSNLG